The segment GACATTTCAGGTCTGCCGCCCCATACGCTGTTTCACAAGGGGCTGTTGCGCACCTTCCAGATCGCCCATGAATTCCATTCGATGTCATGCCGCGAGAACCTGATGATGGTGCCCGGTGGCCAGTCTGGCGAAACCCTGTGGAACACGTGGTTCGGACGCAAGCGCATCGCAGACGAGGAACGCGCGCTCAGGGCGAAGGCCGACGAAGTGCTGGAGTTCCTGACCATCGAACATCTGACCGACCAGAAGGCGGGACAAATCTCGGGCGGGCAGAAAAAGCTGCTTGAGCTGGGGCGGACTATGATGGTGGACGCCAAGATCGTGTTTCTGGACGAGGTCGGTGCCGGTGTGAACCGTACCCTGCTGAACACCATTGGCGATGCGATCATCCGCCTGAACCAGGAGCGCGGCTATACCTTTGTTGTGATCGAACACGACATGGATTTCATCGGACGTCTTTGTGATCCGGTGATCTGCATGGCCGAAGGGCATGTACTGGCCCAAGGCACGCTGGACGAGATCAAAGCGAATGAAC is part of the Sulfitobacter geojensis genome and harbors:
- a CDS encoding ABC transporter ATP-binding protein — translated: MIVVDDLHKHFGGFHAVDGASLSIDRGSITGLIGPNGAGKTTLFNVIAGVLQPTSGKVYMDGEDISGLPPHTLFHKGLLRTFQIAHEFHSMSCRENLMMVPGGQSGETLWNTWFGRKRIADEERALRAKADEVLEFLTIEHLTDQKAGQISGGQKKLLELGRTMMVDAKIVFLDEVGAGVNRTLLNTIGDAIIRLNQERGYTFVVIEHDMDFIGRLCDPVICMAEGHVLAQGTLDEIKANEQVIEAYLGTGLKNKDKVGA